From one Solea solea chromosome 15, fSolSol10.1, whole genome shotgun sequence genomic stretch:
- the LOC131473590 gene encoding gastrula zinc finger protein XlCGF8.2DB-like: protein MADGETDILHLQLIKEEVPMERITSPDQKDPGLPHIREEQEYLWTNRREEQLLEAVESNKFSLSIVHRKTEDDAEKPQLRQCRTQQSREEVEPPGTSSAHLHLAKDVSESSDNALKESRAPDLRQRVRTLEKPFDCDVCGKRFTRAHFVKRHMMVHTGEKPWSCDVCGKRFTNKSNLNKHLVVHTGEKPWSCGVCAKRFTQTGSLKKHMMIHTGEKPFHCDVCGKRFRHENNFRRHTVVHTGEKPWSCDVCGKSFTQTGSLKRHMMRHT from the exons ATGGCCGACGGAGAGACAG ACATCCTACATCTGCAGCTGATCAAAGAAGAGGTTCCCATGGAAAGGATCACCAGTCCAGATCAGAAGGACCCAGGTCTTCCTCACATCAGAGAGGAACAAGAATATCTCTGGACCAACCGGAGGGAAGAGCAGCTTCTGGAGGCGGTTGAAAGTAACAAGTTCTCTCTCTCAATTGTCCACAGGAAGACTGAAGACGATGCAGAGAAACCTCAGCTCCGTCAATGCCGAACGCAGCAGAgcagggaggaggtggagcctcCAGGAACCAGCTCAGCTCATCTTCACTTAGCTAAAGATGTCAGTGAATCTTCAGACAATGCCCTGAAGGAGAGCAGAGCTCCTGACCTTCGACAGAGAGTTCGTACACTAGAGAAACCGTTTGACTGCGACGTGTGTGGGAAACGATTCACGCGGGCACATTTTGTCAAGAGGCACATGATGGTCCACACGGGAGAGAAACCGTGGagctgtgatgtttgtgggaaGAGATTTACAAACAAGAGTAACCTGAACAAGCACCTGGTGGTCCACACGGGAGAGAAACCGTGGAGCTGCGGCGTTTGCGCGAAACGTTTTACACAAACGGGCTCTCTGAAGAAGCACATGATGATCCACACGGGAGAGAAGCCGTTTCACTGTGACGTGTGCGGGAAGCGATTCAGACACGAGAATAACTTTCGGAGGCACACGGTGGTCCACACGGGAGAGAAACCGTGGagctgtgatgtttgtgggaaGAGTTTCACACAGACGGGTTCCCTCAAGAGACACATGATGAGACATACTTGA